In Desertibacillus haloalkaliphilus, a single genomic region encodes these proteins:
- a CDS encoding SDR family oxidoreductase: MRHALITAGSKGLGKKVTEKLLTEGYSITINYRSDIDAVERLKKEWEHELGRIQFVQGDVTKKEDLKALVEQAYERFGRIDVLVNNAGPYIFERKKLIDYTEEEWYEMIEGNLSAVFHLLKQVIPIMRKQQYGRIITYGFQGADHAPAWIYRSAYGAAKVGLVSLMKTVSIEEAEHGITVNMVSPGNIIGDMKEASIAEARRVDDNETPIGRPGTGEDIARSVAFLCAEDADMLTGTVMEVTGGVDVLHRHRS, encoded by the coding sequence ATGCGTCACGCCTTAATTACAGCTGGATCAAAAGGGTTAGGGAAAAAAGTAACTGAAAAACTTTTGACAGAAGGGTACTCGATAACCATTAATTACCGAAGTGATATTGACGCTGTAGAAAGATTAAAGAAGGAATGGGAGCATGAACTGGGACGGATACAATTTGTACAAGGGGATGTGACTAAAAAAGAGGATCTTAAAGCACTCGTTGAGCAAGCGTACGAGCGATTTGGAAGGATTGATGTTTTAGTTAACAACGCTGGTCCCTATATTTTTGAACGAAAGAAATTGATCGATTATACAGAAGAAGAATGGTACGAAATGATTGAAGGGAACTTAAGTGCCGTTTTTCATTTATTAAAGCAAGTGATTCCGATTATGCGTAAGCAGCAATATGGCCGAATTATTACATATGGGTTTCAAGGGGCTGATCATGCTCCAGCCTGGATCTATCGCTCGGCTTATGGGGCAGCGAAGGTTGGGCTTGTTTCATTAATGAAGACGGTATCAATTGAGGAGGCTGAACACGGGATTACGGTTAACATGGTATCACCGGGCAATATTATCGGGGATATGAAAGAGGCTTCAATCGCTGAAGCGAGACGAGTTGATGACAATGAAACACCGATTGGTCGGCCAGGGACTGGTGAGGATATCGCCCGGTCTGTTGCTTTTTTATGTGCTGAAGACGCCGACATGCTGACAGGGACAGTCATGGAAGTGACTGGTGGAGTAGACGTTCTTCATCGTCATCGAAGTTAG
- a CDS encoding class I SAM-dependent methyltransferase, whose product MEAAIDVEKLFTAIDDMASLIQEDLQVTYLEALAEAGESLFQGEVVVETSEGVNERVKSLLSPLQDVELEAETVRKVFQLAVLKGMKEATQPHHAMTPDGVALFVSYLVNKVMSGQERISLLDPAVGTANLLSAIINQSPSQVRSYGFEVDETLLKLAFVSTNLQAREVGFFHQDSIRPIHLSPVDLVVSDLPVGYYPNDDIAEGYQLKAKQGHSYSHHLLIEQSINSVKEGGFLIFIIPNFLFSSEEAPALNDFIKEHAVIHGLLQLPPSMFKSEQQAKSIFMLQKKGENVITPRQALMAELPSFSNKQALADMIKRIDDWFEQELHIDVNKGE is encoded by the coding sequence GTGGAAGCAGCGATAGATGTTGAGAAGTTATTTACCGCCATCGATGATATGGCATCACTCATTCAGGAGGATTTACAAGTTACTTATTTAGAAGCTCTAGCAGAAGCCGGCGAGAGTCTATTCCAGGGGGAGGTCGTCGTTGAGACATCCGAAGGCGTTAATGAGCGTGTAAAATCACTGTTGTCGCCATTGCAGGATGTGGAGCTTGAAGCAGAAACAGTTCGTAAAGTGTTCCAGTTGGCAGTTTTAAAAGGGATGAAAGAAGCAACCCAACCGCATCACGCGATGACTCCTGATGGCGTTGCCTTATTTGTAAGCTATCTCGTTAATAAGGTCATGAGCGGTCAAGAGAGGATTTCGCTTTTAGATCCTGCTGTTGGAACAGCCAATTTGCTGTCTGCGATCATTAATCAATCACCAAGTCAGGTGCGAAGCTATGGCTTTGAGGTTGATGAGACATTATTGAAGTTAGCTTTTGTAAGCACAAACTTGCAAGCACGTGAAGTTGGATTTTTCCATCAAGATAGTATTCGCCCGATTCATCTTTCACCAGTGGATCTCGTCGTTTCAGATTTACCAGTTGGCTATTATCCGAATGACGATATTGCTGAAGGCTATCAACTCAAAGCAAAACAAGGTCATTCTTACAGTCATCATCTTCTCATTGAACAATCGATAAATAGCGTCAAAGAAGGTGGCTTTCTTATCTTTATCATTCCTAACTTTTTATTTTCAAGTGAAGAAGCTCCTGCCCTTAATGACTTTATTAAAGAGCATGCGGTTATTCACGGACTTCTACAGTTACCGCCTTCGATGTTTAAATCTGAACAGCAAGCAAAAAGTATTTTCATGCTACAAAAGAAAGGTGAGAATGTCATCACACCACGTCAAGCATTAATGGCTGAGCTCCCTTCTTTTTCTAATAAACAAGCCTTAGCGGATATGATTAAACGAATCGATGATTGGTTTGAACAAGAATTACACATTGACGTCAATAAAGGTGAATGA
- a CDS encoding 3'-5' exoribonuclease YhaM family protein, which produces MTTLNEKKEGERVVGFFIIKDRVLKVAANGSEYLDFVLVDRKTTITAKLWDITAQQKEILQKKAVVKVEGIVHFYRNQKQLNIQRIRLAVEDDPVKLVDLIPHANVSREELWHDLRLFIDEIESPQLAQIIKRLFGDKNVRDLVTTIPAGKKLHHAYYAGLLEHIVTLCHGAVQLLSLYPFVNKDHVLATCMLHDIGKIKELSDPIAPEYTTEGELMGHIILGIEMINDAARELGFASDDPDIAAVKHCILSHHGDVDWGWGSAVSGKTPAAVFFHYLDQIDAKMNAMQAVNESGADEWNYSPMLKRRIYKG; this is translated from the coding sequence TTGACTACACTCAATGAAAAGAAAGAGGGAGAGCGGGTCGTCGGATTTTTTATTATAAAAGATCGAGTCCTAAAAGTGGCTGCGAATGGTAGTGAATATCTCGATTTTGTCTTGGTTGATCGTAAGACGACAATAACAGCTAAATTATGGGATATCACGGCACAGCAAAAAGAAATACTTCAAAAAAAAGCAGTCGTAAAGGTGGAAGGGATCGTTCATTTTTACCGCAATCAAAAGCAATTAAACATTCAGCGAATTCGTTTAGCCGTAGAGGACGATCCAGTAAAATTAGTTGATTTAATCCCTCATGCAAATGTGTCGAGAGAAGAGCTATGGCATGATCTTCGTTTATTTATTGATGAAATCGAATCGCCCCAATTGGCGCAAATCATCAAGCGCTTGTTTGGCGATAAGAACGTTCGTGATTTAGTTACGACAATCCCTGCAGGTAAGAAACTTCACCATGCTTATTATGCGGGGTTGCTTGAACACATCGTCACGCTATGTCATGGAGCGGTGCAATTATTGTCGTTATACCCGTTCGTCAATAAAGACCATGTGCTTGCGACATGTATGTTACATGACATTGGAAAAATAAAAGAACTGAGTGACCCAATTGCTCCTGAATATACAACAGAAGGTGAATTGATGGGCCATATTATCTTAGGGATTGAGATGATTAACGACGCAGCGAGGGAGCTTGGCTTTGCTTCGGATGACCCAGATATAGCAGCTGTGAAACATTGCATTTTGAGCCATCATGGTGATGTCGATTGGGGGTGGGGGAGTGCAGTCTCTGGGAAAACGCCAGCAGCCGTATTCTTTCATTATCTTGATCAAATCGATGCCAAAATGAATGCGATGCAGGCAGTCAATGAGAGTGGAGCTGATGAGTGGAATTATTCACCGATGCTAAAACGAAGAATTTATAAAGGATAA
- a CDS encoding metal-dependent hydrolase yields the protein MKVTYHGHSVVAIETNGTNIIIDPFITGNGQCYLKAEDVEVDVILLTHGHNDHVGDTVELAKKNDALVVAPFELATYLGWQGVNVHPMHIGGAHTFEFGKVKLTQAFHGSSYTEEENQRIVYTGMPSGILFTAEDKTIYHAGDTALFSDMKLIGERHSIDVAFLPIGDNFTMGPEDATLAAEWVQAKQVVPIHFNTFPVIEQDPEAFAARLSNGQGKALAAGESIEL from the coding sequence ATGAAAGTTACATATCATGGTCATTCGGTTGTCGCAATCGAAACGAACGGTACAAACATTATCATCGATCCTTTTATTACAGGAAACGGACAGTGCTATCTTAAAGCAGAAGATGTCGAGGTTGATGTGATTTTACTAACGCATGGACATAACGACCATGTCGGCGATACAGTTGAACTAGCGAAGAAAAATGATGCATTGGTTGTTGCCCCGTTTGAATTAGCCACATACTTAGGCTGGCAAGGTGTCAATGTACATCCGATGCATATCGGTGGGGCGCATACGTTTGAGTTCGGTAAGGTGAAGCTAACACAAGCGTTCCATGGTTCTTCTTATACGGAAGAAGAGAACCAAAGAATTGTCTATACCGGTATGCCAAGTGGAATTTTATTTACCGCAGAAGATAAAACCATCTATCACGCAGGGGATACGGCACTGTTTTCAGATATGAAGCTGATTGGTGAGCGTCATTCGATTGATGTTGCGTTCTTACCAATTGGAGATAACTTTACAATGGGACCTGAAGATGCGACTTTAGCAGCAGAGTGGGTGCAAGCTAAGCAGGTGGTGCCTATTCATTTCAATACGTTCCCTGTCATTGAGCAAGACCCTGAAGCATTTGCGGCTCGTTTATCAAATGGCCAAGGGAAAGCACTAGCTGCAGGAGAATCAATCGAATTGTAA
- a CDS encoding S16 family serine protease, with product MDRWEQEEKIKASIEDGTIMIHTDGEVIGQINGLSVLYTGDYRFGQPNKITVRTFLGQKGIVNIDRESYLSGPFHAKGLLTLTGYLQGEFAQNKPLPLSASITFEQSYATIDGDSASSTELFALLSLLAQLPIKQGIAVTGSVNQWGDIQPIGGVNEKVEGFYYTCKANGFTGEQGVMIPVQNVKNLMLRNEVIEAIQNGMFHVWAVRTVQEGIELLTGVSSGMRDEEGHFPDGTVFGLVEQRLVTMLQMYQAGKQKQQVSHH from the coding sequence TTGGACCGATGGGAACAGGAAGAAAAGATTAAAGCATCGATTGAAGATGGGACGATCATGATTCATACAGATGGCGAAGTTATTGGTCAAATCAATGGATTGTCTGTTTTATATACTGGTGATTATCGTTTTGGTCAGCCAAACAAAATTACCGTACGAACATTTCTTGGACAAAAAGGAATTGTTAACATTGATCGTGAATCCTATTTAAGTGGTCCCTTTCATGCTAAGGGTTTATTAACATTAACAGGTTATCTGCAAGGAGAATTTGCACAGAACAAACCATTACCGTTATCAGCTAGTATTACGTTTGAACAATCGTATGCTACAATTGATGGTGATAGTGCATCAAGTACAGAGTTATTTGCTTTATTATCCTTATTAGCCCAACTGCCGATAAAACAAGGAATTGCGGTTACAGGCTCGGTAAATCAATGGGGTGACATCCAACCAATCGGTGGTGTGAATGAAAAAGTTGAAGGTTTTTATTATACGTGTAAAGCGAATGGGTTTACTGGTGAACAAGGTGTCATGATTCCAGTACAAAATGTTAAGAATTTAATGCTGCGAAACGAAGTGATCGAAGCGATCCAAAATGGCATGTTTCACGTTTGGGCGGTGAGGACGGTTCAGGAAGGGATTGAGCTGTTAACAGGAGTATCATCTGGAATGAGAGATGAGGAAGGGCATTTCCCAGATGGGACGGTGTTTGGCCTCGTTGAACAACGTCTTGTGACCATGCTTCAAATGTATCAAGCAGGAAAGCAGAAGCAGCAAGTAAGTCATCATTAA
- the ald gene encoding alanine dehydrogenase: protein MRIGVPTEIKNNENRVAMTPAGVITLTAQGHEVYIESGAGLGSGFTDADYIDAGAKIVETAKEAWTKDMVMKVKEPLPEEYDYFHEGLILFTYLHLAAEPELTKALIEKKVIGIAYETVQMPNGSLPLLTPMSEVAGRMASQIGAQFLEKSKGGKGVLLSGIPGVKRGKVTVIGGGVVGTNAAKIAMGLGADVTILDLNPERLRELDDIFGTDINTIMSNPMTIAEAVKESDLVIGAVLIPGAKAPRLVTEDMVKQMSYGSVVVDVAIDQGGIFETSDRITTHDNPTYEKHGVLHYAVANMPGAVPRTSTLGLTNVTIPYALQIANKGYKKACQDNQALYKGINTLDGYVTYQAVAQAHDLAYSDAASLMTK from the coding sequence ATGAGAATTGGCGTACCAACTGAAATTAAAAACAATGAAAACCGTGTGGCAATGACACCTGCAGGGGTTATAACGTTAACCGCTCAAGGACATGAAGTTTATATTGAGTCTGGAGCTGGTTTAGGCTCTGGATTTACCGATGCGGACTATATTGATGCTGGAGCTAAAATTGTAGAGACAGCCAAAGAAGCCTGGACGAAGGATATGGTTATGAAAGTGAAGGAACCACTTCCAGAGGAGTATGATTACTTTCACGAAGGGTTAATCCTTTTTACGTATTTGCATTTGGCAGCAGAGCCGGAGCTAACCAAAGCGTTAATTGAAAAAAAGGTGATCGGAATCGCTTATGAGACGGTGCAAATGCCGAATGGATCATTACCGTTATTAACACCTATGAGTGAAGTAGCTGGGCGCATGGCCTCGCAAATCGGGGCACAATTTTTAGAGAAGTCAAAAGGTGGTAAGGGAGTGCTGTTATCCGGTATTCCTGGAGTTAAACGTGGAAAAGTCACAGTCATTGGCGGTGGGGTCGTCGGCACTAATGCTGCGAAAATCGCCATGGGGCTTGGAGCGGATGTAACGATCCTAGATTTAAACCCGGAGCGTTTGCGTGAATTGGATGATATTTTTGGAACAGATATTAATACGATCATGTCAAATCCGATGACAATTGCTGAAGCGGTGAAAGAATCCGACTTAGTGATTGGTGCAGTGCTTATACCAGGGGCAAAGGCACCACGTCTCGTAACAGAAGATATGGTCAAACAAATGTCATATGGCTCTGTTGTCGTTGACGTTGCGATTGACCAAGGTGGTATATTTGAAACGTCTGATCGGATTACAACGCATGACAATCCGACCTATGAAAAACATGGGGTCTTGCATTATGCTGTTGCTAATATGCCTGGAGCCGTGCCGCGAACGTCAACGCTCGGCTTAACGAATGTGACGATTCCATATGCATTGCAAATTGCGAATAAAGGGTATAAGAAAGCGTGTCAAGATAATCAGGCATTATATAAGGGGATCAATACATTGGATGGCTATGTTACGTATCAGGCCGTCGCACAAGCGCATGATCTCGCCTATAGTGATGCAGCATCTTTAATGACGAAGTAA
- a CDS encoding acetate kinase: MAKIIAINAGSSSLKFQLLNMPEETVVTKGLVERIGLNDGVFTIEVDGEKKTETFDIPDHSVAVKHLLDKLTDFGIISSLDEIEGIGHRVVHGGEKFNDSVLITDEVLKGIEEVSELAPLHNPANITGIKAFKEVLPSVPAVAVFDTAFHQTMPEQSYLYSLPYDYYKKFGIRKYGFHGTSHKYVSERAAELLGRPIEQLRILSCHLGNGASIAAIDGGKSIDTSMGFTPLAGVTMGTRSGNIDPALIPYIMEKTGQDANEVLDTLNKKSGLLGVSGFSSDLRDIEQEANDGNERAELALEVFTSRIHKYIGSYAARMSGVDAIVFTAGIGENSDVIRERVLRGLEFMGVYWDPALNKVRGQEAFINYPHSPVKVLIIPTNEEVMIARDTVRLSK, from the coding sequence ATGGCAAAAATTATCGCGATTAATGCAGGTAGTTCCTCGTTAAAGTTCCAATTATTAAACATGCCAGAAGAGACAGTCGTAACAAAAGGTCTCGTTGAAAGAATCGGTTTAAATGATGGGGTTTTTACAATTGAAGTGGACGGCGAAAAGAAAACAGAAACCTTCGATATCCCAGATCATTCTGTTGCTGTTAAGCATTTACTAGATAAATTAACTGACTTTGGAATCATTTCATCACTTGATGAAATTGAAGGGATTGGACACCGCGTTGTTCATGGTGGCGAAAAGTTTAACGACTCTGTTTTAATTACAGATGAAGTCTTAAAAGGGATTGAAGAAGTATCGGAGCTAGCACCATTACATAATCCAGCAAATATCACCGGAATTAAGGCATTTAAAGAAGTGCTACCATCGGTGCCAGCTGTAGCTGTCTTTGATACTGCTTTCCATCAAACAATGCCAGAACAATCGTACTTATATAGTCTTCCTTATGATTACTATAAAAAGTTTGGTATTCGAAAATATGGTTTCCATGGAACATCACATAAATATGTATCAGAACGCGCAGCTGAGCTATTAGGCCGCCCAATTGAGCAACTTCGCATTTTATCTTGTCACTTAGGAAATGGCGCAAGTATTGCGGCGATTGATGGTGGAAAATCGATTGATACGTCAATGGGCTTTACGCCACTAGCTGGTGTCACGATGGGGACTCGCTCTGGGAACATTGACCCAGCGTTAATTCCTTATATTATGGAGAAAACGGGACAAGATGCCAACGAAGTGTTAGACACCCTAAATAAGAAAAGTGGCCTACTAGGTGTATCTGGATTTTCAAGTGATTTACGTGACATTGAACAAGAAGCAAACGATGGGAATGAGCGTGCGGAACTAGCATTAGAAGTATTTACGTCTCGAATCCATAAGTACATTGGTTCATATGCTGCTCGCATGTCTGGTGTCGATGCTATTGTCTTCACTGCTGGAATTGGAGAAAACAGTGATGTCATTCGTGAGCGTGTCTTACGTGGATTAGAGTTCATGGGCGTGTATTGGGATCCTGCATTAAACAAAGTCCGTGGTCAAGAAGCCTTTATTAATTACCCGCATTCGCCAGTAAAAGTGTTAATCATCCCAACGAATGAAGAGGTTATGATTGCAAGGGATACCGTTCGTTTATCGAAATAA
- a CDS encoding EcsC family protein — protein MSWTDREVKVWNEVLQWEEQFINIEATDFERTYKKLLNSSFEKLGKKRQTKVLETVDRLLFHLHAMIQHSRYHQDAKSRLIDQARVFNEEIEDVSDLKQLNMAQLNFIAQQQVAKQRLLSFGQGGLSGMGGVLLLGTDLPALFFINLRSVQLIAMTYGYDLKRPYEMMVALKVFHAASLPRELQKQAWDQLEAEVSEQTNRDTWFYEGDETVTELTWLQQPANQVLKAMLIVLLRKKLIQGVPLIGMAFGASMNYQFTRQVTEFAHRFYQKRFLLEKYE, from the coding sequence TTGAGTTGGACAGATCGTGAAGTGAAGGTTTGGAATGAGGTTTTACAATGGGAAGAACAATTTATAAATATAGAGGCAACCGATTTTGAACGTACGTACAAAAAACTACTCAACTCTAGTTTTGAAAAGCTTGGGAAAAAGCGTCAAACGAAAGTTCTTGAGACGGTTGATCGTTTGTTATTTCATCTACATGCAATGATCCAGCATTCTAGGTATCATCAGGACGCAAAAAGCCGTTTGATTGACCAAGCGCGCGTTTTTAACGAGGAGATTGAGGATGTTTCTGATTTAAAGCAATTGAACATGGCGCAATTAAATTTTATTGCGCAACAACAAGTTGCCAAGCAACGGCTACTATCCTTTGGCCAGGGAGGATTGTCTGGGATGGGAGGCGTTTTGTTACTAGGTACAGACCTTCCCGCACTATTTTTCATTAATTTACGATCGGTACAACTGATTGCGATGACCTATGGCTATGATTTGAAACGACCATATGAGATGATGGTTGCATTGAAAGTCTTTCATGCAGCGTCCTTGCCAAGAGAGCTACAGAAGCAGGCATGGGATCAATTAGAAGCTGAAGTAAGTGAACAGACAAACAGAGATACTTGGTTTTATGAAGGTGATGAAACAGTAACTGAGCTTACGTGGCTACAGCAACCAGCAAATCAAGTGTTGAAGGCGATGCTTATCGTGCTACTTAGAAAGAAACTCATTCAAGGAGTACCGCTCATTGGCATGGCTTTCGGAGCGTCGATGAATTATCAATTTACACGACAAGTAACAGAGTTTGCTCATCGATTTTATCAAAAGAGGTTTCTGCTAGAAAAATATGAATAA
- a CDS encoding argininosuccinate synthase codes for MMSQKKVVLAYSGGLDTSVAIKWLQQQGYDVIAVCLDVGEGKDLDFIKEKALSVGAIKSVVIDAKQEFADEFVLPSLYANTMYENKYPLVSALSRPLIAKKLVEVAEQEGADAVAHGCTGKGNDQVRFEVSFAALNPNLEIFAPVREWSWSREEEIEYAKLHNVPVPIGKDSPYSIDQNLWGRANECGILEDPWATPPEDAYDLTNPIEKTPDTPKILEIDFVEGKPVALDGKQYPSFDQLITDLNKIAGEHGVGRIDHVENRLVGIKSREVYECPAAITLIKAHKELEDICLVRETAHFKPMIQQKLEEVIYNGLWFSPLNDALKAFLKETQKTVTGKVRVKLFKGNAIIEGRKSEYSLYNEKLATYTTDDEFNHGAAVGFTQLWGLPTQVHSMVNTKKEVKQ; via the coding sequence ATTATGAGTCAGAAAAAAGTTGTTTTAGCGTATTCAGGAGGTCTTGATACATCAGTGGCAATTAAATGGTTACAGCAACAAGGATATGATGTTATTGCTGTATGTTTAGACGTAGGTGAAGGAAAAGATTTAGATTTTATTAAAGAAAAAGCATTATCAGTAGGTGCGATTAAATCTGTTGTTATTGATGCGAAGCAAGAATTTGCTGATGAATTTGTATTACCGTCGTTGTATGCCAATACAATGTATGAAAATAAATACCCGCTCGTGTCGGCATTATCGCGACCGCTCATTGCAAAGAAGCTAGTTGAAGTGGCTGAGCAAGAAGGTGCTGATGCAGTGGCACACGGATGTACTGGGAAAGGGAATGACCAAGTTCGTTTTGAAGTATCATTTGCAGCCCTTAATCCGAATTTAGAAATCTTTGCTCCGGTTCGTGAGTGGAGCTGGTCTCGTGAAGAAGAAATTGAATATGCAAAACTGCATAATGTACCAGTACCAATTGGTAAAGATAGCCCATATTCAATTGACCAAAACTTATGGGGAAGAGCAAATGAATGTGGAATCTTAGAAGATCCATGGGCAACACCACCAGAAGATGCTTATGATTTAACAAATCCAATTGAAAAAACTCCTGATACACCGAAAATTTTAGAAATTGATTTTGTGGAAGGGAAGCCAGTAGCATTAGATGGAAAACAATATCCATCATTTGATCAGCTTATTACAGATTTAAATAAGATTGCTGGTGAGCATGGTGTTGGACGAATTGACCATGTTGAAAACCGACTCGTTGGGATTAAGTCTCGTGAAGTGTATGAGTGCCCAGCAGCGATTACACTGATTAAAGCACACAAAGAATTAGAGGACATTTGTCTTGTGCGCGAAACGGCTCACTTTAAACCAATGATTCAACAAAAACTTGAAGAAGTCATTTATAATGGATTGTGGTTCTCACCATTAAATGATGCACTAAAAGCATTCTTAAAAGAAACACAAAAAACGGTTACTGGTAAAGTACGTGTGAAACTGTTTAAAGGAAATGCGATTATCGAAGGGCGTAAATCAGAGTATTCATTATATAACGAGAAGCTTGCGACATACACGACCGATGATGAATTCAATCACGGTGCAGCTGTTGGATTTACACAACTTTGGGGACTTCCAACACAAGTGCATAGCATGGTTAATACGAAGAAGGAGGTCAAACAGTAG
- a CDS encoding universal stress protein, with amino-acid sequence MGKTYETILIAVDGSQEAKNALQKAFDVAKTDEAKLIIAHVIDTRTFATVEQYDRTVVARAEKYGKELLEQYKAEAEEAGLSNVETVLDFGSPKVKISKEIATNLEVDLIITGATGLNAVERLLIGSVSEYITRHAHCDVLIVRGK; translated from the coding sequence ATGGGGAAAACGTATGAAACAATACTTATAGCAGTTGATGGTTCACAAGAAGCAAAAAATGCGTTACAGAAAGCGTTCGATGTTGCTAAAACCGATGAAGCAAAACTCATTATTGCTCACGTTATCGATACACGGACATTTGCAACCGTTGAACAGTATGACCGAACCGTTGTCGCTCGAGCAGAAAAATACGGAAAAGAGCTACTAGAACAATACAAAGCAGAAGCTGAAGAAGCCGGACTTTCAAATGTAGAAACCGTTCTTGACTTCGGTTCACCCAAAGTGAAAATCTCAAAAGAAATCGCAACAAATCTCGAAGTTGACCTCATTATTACAGGGGCAACAGGATTAAATGCCGTTGAACGATTATTAATTGGTAGCGTTTCTGAATATATCACTCGTCACGCACATTGCGATGTTCTTATTGTACGCGGAAAATAA
- the argH gene encoding argininosuccinate lyase, which yields MTKLWGGRFTKTAEEWVDAFGASIGFDQQLVEEDIQGSLAHVKMLGKTGILTSEEVTTITGGLETLLEKAKKQELEFSVQNEDIHLNLEKLLIDEIGPVGGKLHTGRSRNDQVATDMHLYLRNQIEEILVEVKALQQALLTQAKGNVETLIPGYTHLQRAQPVSFAHHLMAYFWMLDRDYDRYQDSLKRVNVSPLGAGALAGTTFPIDRHYSAELLGFDGIYENSLDAVSDRDFIIEFLSSSSMLMMHLSRLCEELIMWSSQEFNFIEIDDTFATGSSIMPQKKNPDMAELIRGKTGRVYGSLFSLLTILKGLPLAYNKDMQEDKEGMFDAVTTVKGSLKIFTGIIETMTVKKETMEAATNADFSNATELADYLANKGLPFREAHEVVGKLVLLCIQKGIFLLDLPFSDYKQASELFAEDIYEVLQPKTVVARRNSAGGTGFEQVKKALEKAEGVIAEKRL from the coding sequence GTGACGAAACTGTGGGGCGGTCGATTTACCAAAACAGCTGAGGAGTGGGTTGATGCCTTTGGGGCATCAATCGGCTTCGATCAGCAGCTAGTTGAAGAAGATATTCAAGGTAGTTTAGCGCATGTTAAAATGCTAGGGAAAACAGGCATCCTAACAAGTGAAGAAGTAACAACCATTACCGGTGGTCTTGAGACACTCCTTGAAAAAGCAAAGAAACAAGAACTAGAATTTTCTGTGCAAAATGAAGATATCCATCTCAATCTTGAGAAGTTATTAATTGATGAAATTGGACCAGTCGGTGGGAAATTACATACGGGGCGTAGCCGTAATGATCAAGTTGCAACCGATATGCATCTTTATTTACGTAACCAAATTGAAGAAATTCTAGTAGAAGTAAAAGCGTTACAACAGGCGTTGCTGACGCAGGCAAAAGGAAATGTAGAAACGTTAATCCCTGGCTACACGCATTTACAGCGCGCGCAACCGGTGTCGTTTGCCCATCATTTAATGGCTTATTTCTGGATGCTTGATCGAGATTATGACCGTTACCAAGACAGTCTTAAGCGTGTCAATGTTTCACCGTTAGGGGCAGGGGCACTAGCAGGGACGACGTTCCCGATCGATCGTCATTATAGTGCAGAGTTGTTAGGGTTTGATGGCATTTATGAAAACAGCTTAGATGCGGTAAGTGATCGTGATTTTATCATAGAGTTTTTAAGCAGCTCATCGATGCTAATGATGCACTTATCACGTTTGTGTGAAGAGTTAATTATGTGGTCATCGCAAGAATTTAACTTTATTGAAATTGATGATACGTTTGCTACAGGATCAAGTATCATGCCACAAAAGAAAAATCCAGATATGGCAGAATTAATTCGCGGGAAAACAGGCCGTGTCTATGGTAGTCTCTTTTCGTTGTTAACGATTTTAAAAGGTCTCCCGCTTGCTTATAATAAAGATATGCAGGAAGATAAAGAAGGGATGTTTGATGCTGTAACTACTGTCAAAGGCTCGTTAAAAATCTTCACTGGAATAATCGAAACGATGACGGTGAAGAAAGAGACGATGGAAGCAGCAACGAACGCTGATTTCTCGAATGCGACCGAGTTAGCGGATTATTTGGCAAATAAAGGCTTGCCTTTCCGAGAGGCTCATGAAGTTGTTGGTAAGCTCGTATTATTATGTATCCAAAAAGGAATCTTCCTCCTAGACCTTCCGTTTAGTGATTATAAACAAGCAAGTGAATTATTTGCAGAGGATATTTATGAAGTGTTGCAGCCAAAAACAGTTGTTGCTCGCCGGAATAGTGCAGGTGGAACAGGGTTTGAACAGGTGAAAAAAGCCCTTGAAAAAGCTGAGGGAGTCATCGCAGAAAAAAGGCTTTAA